The Microbacter sp. GSS18 genome has a segment encoding these proteins:
- the msrB gene encoding peptide-methionine (R)-S-oxide reductase MsrB, with protein sequence MTYDVEYSDDQWRERLSADQYAVLRQAGTERAWTGELLDEQRAGLYTCAACDAELFMSGTKFDSHCGWPSFYESVRPEAVELIEDRSHGMVRTEVRCASCGSHLGHVFPDGFGTPTGDRYCMNSISLSFTPDGA encoded by the coding sequence ATGACGTACGACGTCGAGTACAGCGACGACCAGTGGCGGGAGCGCCTCTCCGCCGACCAGTACGCGGTGCTGCGTCAGGCGGGCACCGAGCGCGCCTGGACGGGCGAGCTGCTCGATGAGCAGCGGGCCGGCCTCTACACGTGCGCCGCGTGCGACGCCGAGCTGTTCATGAGCGGCACCAAGTTCGACTCGCACTGCGGGTGGCCGAGCTTCTACGAGTCCGTCCGCCCCGAGGCCGTGGAGCTCATCGAGGACCGCAGCCACGGGATGGTGCGCACCGAGGTCCGGTGCGCCTCGTGCGGCTCGCACCTGGGGCACGTCTTCCCCGACGGCTTCGGCACGCCGACCGGCGACCGCTACTGCATGAATTCGATCTCGCTGTCGTTCACGCCCGACGGCGCGTAG
- a CDS encoding DUF2332 domain-containing protein: MSTDEHEVVERYRRFARDEAPGRSALYAEWAAGVAADPVTAGLLARIPAVRRQPPLVFAIARMLGAPEAAYPEWAAWLGVHIDAVVGEASRRSLQTNEPLRCAALLPALSMIPGPIALLELGASAGLCLHPDRYSYRYDGGPDLDPPTGPSPVVLSSRLTGPAAVRMPEIVWRGGIDLAPLDPRDRDDRAFLQALVWPGEAGRAERIRRALDIAAAHPAPIAAGDASYPDVLHAAVSAAPRGATLVVATPGVLPHIPRQARERLIDMLARGPWRWVTIDPAGLHDAWRPRLDAAGWGGFVLGLDARALAAVDPLGASVEWRAGSPPARG; this comes from the coding sequence ATGAGCACCGATGAGCACGAGGTCGTCGAACGGTACCGGCGCTTCGCCCGCGACGAGGCCCCCGGCCGCAGCGCGCTGTACGCCGAATGGGCCGCCGGCGTGGCGGCGGACCCCGTGACGGCCGGGCTCCTCGCGCGCATCCCCGCCGTACGCCGGCAGCCGCCGCTCGTGTTCGCGATCGCCCGCATGCTGGGCGCTCCCGAGGCGGCGTATCCGGAGTGGGCGGCATGGCTCGGCGTGCACATCGACGCGGTCGTCGGCGAGGCATCGCGCCGGTCGCTGCAGACGAACGAGCCGCTGCGCTGCGCGGCGCTCCTGCCCGCTCTGTCGATGATCCCCGGGCCCATCGCGCTCCTGGAGCTCGGCGCGAGCGCCGGGCTGTGCCTGCATCCGGACCGCTACTCGTACCGGTACGACGGCGGACCCGACCTCGATCCGCCCACCGGGCCCTCGCCCGTCGTGCTGTCGTCGCGGCTGACGGGGCCCGCCGCCGTGCGGATGCCCGAGATCGTGTGGCGCGGCGGGATCGATCTCGCCCCGCTGGACCCGCGCGACCGCGACGACCGGGCGTTCCTCCAGGCGCTCGTGTGGCCGGGGGAGGCCGGGCGCGCCGAGCGCATCCGGCGCGCCCTCGACATCGCCGCGGCCCATCCCGCGCCGATCGCCGCGGGTGACGCCTCGTACCCGGACGTGCTGCACGCCGCCGTCTCGGCGGCACCCCGGGGCGCCACGCTCGTCGTGGCGACCCCGGGCGTGCTGCCGCACATCCCGCGCCAGGCGCGCGAGCGGCTGATCGACATGCTCGCCCGAGGACCGTGGCGATGGGTGACGATCGATCCCGCCGGCCTCCACGACGCGTGGCGCCCGCGCCTCGACGCCGCCGGCTGGGGCGGCTTCGTGCTGGGGCTGGATGCGCGAGCGCTGGCCGCCGTCGATCCGCTCGGCGCATCCGTGGAGTGGCGCGCGGGATCTCCGCCGGCACGCGGTTAG
- a CDS encoding LytR C-terminal domain-containing protein, whose amino-acid sequence MPQTSFPRDRFDDLPEDGGRVGAHRAEQPHLHGWTLFFWAVAATVVLTLVGVFATMIASGRIQLVPEPEPTVAATPVEAVEPVVDTSYQVLILNATPQEGLATQTRDVVLGAGWAASDVTAGEAGSQDFAETTVYYLSDEDEAAALGLADVIGGARTEQSDVYQVAVEGASQLTVVLGLDRIEDSASATPEP is encoded by the coding sequence GTGCCACAGACCTCCTTCCCCAGGGATCGCTTCGACGACCTGCCCGAGGACGGTGGCCGTGTCGGCGCGCATCGCGCCGAGCAGCCGCACCTGCACGGCTGGACCCTCTTCTTCTGGGCCGTCGCTGCAACCGTCGTCCTGACGCTCGTCGGAGTGTTCGCCACGATGATCGCGTCCGGTCGCATCCAGCTCGTGCCCGAGCCCGAGCCGACGGTCGCCGCGACCCCCGTAGAGGCCGTGGAGCCGGTCGTGGACACGTCCTACCAGGTGCTGATCCTCAACGCGACGCCCCAGGAGGGACTGGCGACGCAGACGAGGGACGTCGTGCTCGGCGCCGGCTGGGCAGCCTCCGACGTGACCGCCGGCGAGGCCGGCAGCCAGGACTTCGCCGAGACGACCGTGTACTACCTCTCCGACGAGGACGAGGCCGCGGCACTCGGGCTCGCCGATGTGATCGGCGGAGCGCGCACCGAGCAGAGCGACGTCTACCAGGTCGCCGTCGAGGGCGCCTCGCAGCTGACGGTCGTGCTGGGTCTGGATCGCATCGAGGACTCCGCGAGCGCGACGCCCGAGCCCTGA
- a CDS encoding DUF3263 domain-containing protein: MPLSDRDRALLDFENAWMRHAGAKEEAIRADLGMSPARYYQLLGRLIDSADAQAHDPMLVGRLRRLRDERGPRTTARAG; encoded by the coding sequence GTGCCCCTCAGCGACCGCGACCGCGCCCTGCTCGACTTCGAGAACGCGTGGATGCGTCACGCCGGCGCGAAGGAGGAGGCGATCCGCGCCGACCTCGGCATGTCGCCGGCGCGGTACTACCAGCTGCTGGGCCGGCTGATCGACTCGGCCGACGCCCAGGCGCACGATCCGATGCTCGTGGGGCGGCTGCGACGGCTGCGCGACGAGCGCGGGCCGAGGACCACCGCGCGCGCCGGGTAA
- a CDS encoding cold-shock protein, which produces MTQGTVKWFNAEKGYGFITVSDGRDVFVHYSNIEMTGFRVLEEGQTVEFTVGTGQKGPQAESVRIVA; this is translated from the coding sequence ATGACCCAGGGAACCGTCAAGTGGTTCAACGCCGAGAAGGGGTACGGCTTCATCACGGTCTCTGATGGCCGCGACGTCTTCGTCCACTACTCGAACATCGAGATGACCGGCTTCCGCGTCCTCGAGGAAGGCCAGACGGTGGAGTTCACCGTCGGGACCGGACAGAAGGGTCCGCAGGCCGAATCCGTCCGCATCGTCGCCTGA